CACCAGCTACGTCTACCTCGCCGACGGGGTGCCGCTCATGCTCGCCGAGTCCTGGGAGCCGATGGCCGTCACGGGCGGCAGCCTCATCGTCCTTCCCGAGGCCGGCCCGCACGCGGGCATAGGCGTGGCGGACCGCATGGCGCTGATCGGGATCGACGTCGGCATGCCGGTCGAGCGCGTCACCGCCCGGGCCGCGAGCCGCACGGAAGCGGGCGCCCTCGGTGTCGCGCCCGCCGTACCGGTGCTGGCAGTCGTGCGCACCTACTACGACCAGGGCACGGGGCGGCCGGTCGAGACCGCCGACGTCGTGATGCTCGGCAGCCGGTGGGTGGCGGAGTACGGCGCCCGACCGCGTCGGTGATCTCGGAAGGTGTCTGGATTCCGGACACCTGCAGGTCTCGGAGAGTCGAGCTGACGGACATGGCAATGCGCCCGGTCTTGATTACTCTGGCGGCACCACCAACTTGATCTGTAGATCCCGAGGCCCTACCGCTCCCGCTGCCTGGCGCCTACTGTCTCGCCCATGACTGGATCAGGAGATGACCCGCGGCCGCTTCCCCCGCTCGGCTGGTGCGCCGAATGCATCCGCGAAGGTGTGTGGATGCGGGCAGCAACCCTCTGCAGGGGATCGGCGCTCTGCGCTCAGCACGTCATCTACACGGCTGGAGTAGGCGACGTCGACATCCCGGAGGACCGGGCACCGCTAGGGAAGTCGCAAGCGGTGCTGGACCAGCTGCGCGAGGGAATGCACAGGAAGGCAAGGACCGCCGGGTTCTAACAATCCCCGACGCGACGATGCGCCCGGCCGCCGAGGCAACCGGGCGCATCACAGCACGTCAGAGGGGTGGGGAGGGGACCCCAAGGGCCCTCACGCTGACCGGTGCCGTGTTGAAGGGCTGGATTCCTACGGGTCTGGGGGATTCGGGAGCCGGCCCGCGGCCCACTCCTCCCGGGCGTCGGACCAGGCGTAGAAGGCGCTGACCCACCCGAACGGACCGTGATGCGGATCATCCTTCCACTCCGGGCGAAGCCATTGCCCGACCTCGAACTGTCGCAACTCCTCAGGCAGGTCGGACTCGCGGTTGGTCGCCCGCCGCCGGCTCATCCGGTCCTGCCCCACCGCGCGAGGGCCGCCTGCCGGGCCTGTGACGACCTCGCCCGCGCGTCCCTCTCGCCGCCGGCTTCCTCGTCGTCCGGCAGGCGGAGAGCGCCCAGCAGCCGCGCCACCAGGGCGCGATGCTGCCGAAGTTCCTGCACCAGGGGTGAGGCAACCACCTGCCCCATGCTGCCCTTCACCAGCAGCGGCTGCCCCCGTAGTGCGTCCTCAAGGCGTTCGACCAAGTCGACCTCCCGGCAGGCATCCTCCAGGATCCGCAGCTCGTCCACCCGCAGATGGTTCTCGTCATTGACGTCCGACCACAGCCGGCCGCCCTGCTCGCCGAGGTTCGCCGGCGGCTCCAACGTGCCCATAGGGCCTCCAATCCGACCCTGGTAGGGCCTGAAAAACACAGCGCAATCAGCACGCTCATGGTCCGGTGCTATACGGGTCCGATCAGCGGAGGTGGGGGGAGGGGGGTCACCCCCCACCCCTCGGCCGTTGGTCGGCCGGCTCAGCGTCCGGCCTGCAGCCGGGTGATGGGCCTGCTGGGGTCGCCGCCGCTGATCTGGGCGATGGTCGCCTCGCGCCACGTCTCGGCGGTCGCTGCCCGCTGGTGGACCTCTGCGGGTGTGGTGGCCAGGTCGAGGGTGAGCGCGTCCTGTCGGGCGAGGTGAACCCATCGGCTGACGGGCTGCTGCCGCAGTTCGCGCCACTGTGCGATGGCGGGTGCGATGTGCCGGCGCCACTGGTCGGCGGCGACGTGGTCGACGGTGGGCTGCGGGACGGCGGCGATGGCGTACAGCTGGTTGTCCCGGGCGGCGTCGCGGCCGCACACCCGGGAGATCACGTCGCGGTCGGAGACGAGCTGGTCGAGTTGGACGGCGGCGCCTTCGGCCTGCTGCCAGGCTGCGCTGACCTTGGAGTCGGTCCAGTCGATTCGGGTGGTGTCGGTGTCGGCGGGCAGCTTGGGCGCGGCCTGGCGCAGGGTGGTGACGAGCGTGGTGAACTCCTTGCCGAGGGCGGTGATCCAGCCGGGTGCGGCGGCTCGGACGGCGAGGATGTACCGGTCTGCGGCCTGGTCCTGGTAGCGGTCGGCGGTGCGCCGGGTGTGGTCGGCGAGGCGCAGGGCCGCGGCGTGCTCGGCGATGGTCTGCGCGACGTCGTCGGCCTTGGCGGGCAGGGGCGGCTGTTCGGGGTCGGCGCCGGTGGCGGCGGCCTGTACGGCGGCGAGGACGGCGGCGGCGTCGGTGACGGCGGCCGGGGTCTTGAGCTTGCGGCGGCGGGCGGCGGCGGTGGCCTGCTCAGCGTCGTGGACGCCTGCTCCGATGATCACTGCTGGTCTCCGAGGTCGGCGGCGGCGAGGGAGTTGACGGAGTAGTCGGGCAGGCCGTTCAGTTCGCTGGGCTGCGGCACGCCGTAGGCGATGGCGGCGCGGAGCTTGGCGGGGCCGCTGTCGATGTCGGGGAGTTCCTGCAGGGCCCGCATGTCACCGGCCCAGGCGGGGCGGGTGGCGGCGTACTCGTTGATGAGGTCGCCCCAGCCCCATTCGACGGCGCGGGCGGCGATGGCCTGGGCCATGCTGGTGTCGCCGTCGCGTTCGGCGCGCTTGAGGGCGGCGGAGGCTTCGCGGGGGTCGTCGAGCTGGGCGGCACGTTCGTGGGCGTCGCGCCGGGCGAGGACGGCGCCGGGGTCGTTGCTGCCGGCGGCGCCGTACAACTGCTTCTCCAGGCGGGCCTGCCGGTCGCGCACCTGCTGCTCGGCCTTCTCTCGGAGCGCGGTGGCCTGGTCGCGGGCGGTGGCGTAGGCGCGGGCGATGTACACGCGCCGGGCGTGGTCGTTGAGCGTCTTGTTGGCGTTGATCCGCTCGACCTGGGTGGCCATGGTGTGGTGGATGCGGGCGACGTCGTCGGCGGTGGTGACGAGGGTCGGGTCGGTGTCGTACTGGTTGGGCATGGTGTTCTCCTTCAGGCTGCTCGGGTGGCTCGGTAGTGCTGCAGGTCTTCGAGGGCGATGCGCCACCGCCCGTCGATGCGGCGGGCGGGCAGGGTGCCGGTTTCGCAGGCGAGGCGGACGGTTCGGGGTGCGAGGCCGAGCTGGCCGGCTGCTGCGGTGGTGCCCAACCAGAGTGGGGCGGGTGCCGGTTCTTGCCGTACCGGTGTGCCGGTGGCGGTAGCGCGCCAGGCGAGGGCGGCGAGGTGGAGGGACAGGAGGGTGTCGTAGACCTCGGGGTCGCCGGCGCGTTGGGCGACGCGGAGTTGGTCGAGGCCGGCGTGCCGTTCCAGCCAGGCGGCGATGCGGGCGGGGACGACGACGATGGGGCCGCCGTCCCCGTACAGGTGGGTGGGGGTCACGGTGTGGCCTACGCGGCGTCGTCGGGGGTGTCGTCGTCCTGCTGGCCGAGCCGGGCGAGCTTGGCCCGCACGCGGGCCTGCAGTCCGTACGCCCGGGCGGCGGCGTAGCGGGCGCGCCGTGCGGCTTGTGCGTCGCGCCGTCGGGCGGCCTCGGCGATGAGGTCGGCCACGCGGTCGTTGGTGGTCACCGGGCCGCCCCGTTCTCGGCGGTGGGCCGGTAGCGGCTGGTCTCGGGCTTCTCGCCGGGCGGGACCAGCCAGTAGCCCGAGTTGCTGTCGAGGTCGGGGTCGCCGACCAGGACGGTGCCGATGGTGGCGAGGACCGGGCAGCCGACGCCCCCTCGGAACTCCCAGGCGATGACAGGCTCGGACCAGACCCCGCCTTCGTCGTCGAGGCAGGCGACCTGCCAGTTGCCACCGGGGATGTAGTGACGCTCGATCATGCGGGGGTCTCCTTCGGTCGGGGCTGCGGCACCATGGCGCCGGCCATGCTCTTCGCCGCGGGCCAGTCAGGCACCGTCCACTGCATCCAGGTGGGGCCGATCAGCTCGGCGAGGAAGGCCCGGAGGTAGCCGGCGGTGTAGGCGGCGTGCAGGGCCTGCCGCTGGTCGTCGGCCTCGCGGGCATCGATGACGGCCTGCTCCAGCTCGGTGATCCGTCCGTACAGGCTGCGGGTGGCGAGCCGCAGCCCGGGGTTTAGGGGGTTGGGGTGGCCCATGGTGATCTCCTGTCAGTTGGTGGGCGGGGTGTGCACCCAGGGGTGCACGTCGTACTCGGGCGAGGGCTTGCGGCCGCGAGTGCCGGGAGGACGCTCGGGCGGGGGAATCAGGGCGAGCCAGCCGAACTCTTCGAGGCGCTCCATAGCGGCGTGCACGGCGTCGGCGCCGCCTTCGTCGACCCAGCTGCGACCGTGCAGTGCCCGGTGTGCGTTGCGGACGCTGCACGGCTCCTTGCGCTTCTCCCGACGCAGCCAGTCGAGGACGTCACGAGCCGGGATGAGCTTGGCGTCCCGATTGGCGCCCATGAGGTCGAGGCAGATGCGGGCGTGCGCAACGAAGTACGGGGCGAGGTCGAGGGCTCGGCCCACGTAGTCGGCGGTGATGGTCCGGGCGTGCGCGTTGTCGTAGAGGGTGAGGGCGCCGGCGATGCGGACCAGCTTGCCCGCCAGCTTGCTGGCCCAGGACGCGATCGAGTGCAGGTCCCCGCCGTTGCGCAGACGGGGCTGCATCTGCTCCTGGAACTGGTACATCAACTCGTCGGCGTCCGCGTCGAGGCGCAGCGATTCGCTTTCGTGCGCGGTCCAGATGTTGGTGATCAGGGTGTGGATCCGGCGCGCGTACTCCGCGGCGACGTCGGCCGGGACGGGCCTGGACCGCCGGGGGTCCTGCAGCCCGAGGTTCGAGGGCGGGTTGGAGTAGAGGAAGCGCTGCACGAACCCGTTGTGCAGCATCTCGTCGTCGCGCTTGCGGCCGAGCTGCTCGAAGATGATCGGCTGGACCAGCAGGCCGATCGTCAGGTGCGCGCTCGCCATCTCGGTGGTGCCCCGCTGTACCCGGTCGACCGGTACGGCCTTGCCGTCGTACGCGTCGAGTGCGAAGCCGGTCTCCGACTGGCCGCTGTTGTAGATTCCGGCGAACTGCTTGATGACGGTGCCCTCGGCGTGGACGACGGCCATGCGCCCCGCGTTCTCAGCCGCCTTGATGGTCATGGCCGCCGGCGTGATGTCCCCGAACAGCAGGCGCGGCGGAGCGGGAACGGGGCCCAGGTCGGCCATGGCCCGCCGGGCGACGGCGGCGTCGCTGGCCGCCATCTCGGCCGTGTCGGCCTTCGCCCTGATGGCGGCGCGCTCGGCTTCCTCCAGCCGGCCCTTGGCGATCCGCACCGCCTGCTCGGCGTCCTCGATCTCAGGCTGGGCCTTCTCCCGCAACTGCCTCTCGGCCTCGCGGAGCGGCGCCGTGAGCGAAGCCTCGACCGCGCTCTTGCGCTCGCCCGGGCCAGCAAGGGTCGCGGTCCACAGTGGCGAGGCCTCGCGCCAGCCGGGCCTCACGACGTAGTCGCGGCGTCCGCCGATGGCGCTGGCGATGGTCGCCAGCGAGAGCATCGCGGGGAGGTCCGGGGCAACCTGCAGTTCGTCGGCGACGGCGTTGACCTTCGCGCCGAGCTGCGGTCCGAGCTTGTCCACGGGGAAGGTCGGCAGGGGCGGCCTGTCCACCGGGATGGGGTCCTCCCAGGCAGTGACAGAATTGACAGAATCACCCTGACTGTCCATCCAGTGAGACGCCGAAGTGTTTCTGTCATTTCTGTCACTGCCATGCGGGCGGGAGGGTTCGGCCGGGACGCCGTCGTCGAACTCGGGCGGCGGGCCGTACCGATCCCAGATCTCGCCGCGGAACGGATCGTCCTCGGGGGTGTCGTAGGTCGTCACGCGGCGATCTCCTGAACGGTGAGGTACTTGCCCGGCTGGCCGGGGATGGCGATGGGCGGCCAACCGGGTGTCGCGCGGAGCTGTCGGGGCGGGGGGAGCTTGCGCAGCTGCTGCTGCTCGGCCCAGGTGGGCGTCTCGCGGATCTCGGCGAGACGCTGGCGGACGGGGGCCCAGGCTGCGGCTTCGGCGGCGTCCATGGCGGCGGTCCACTTCCGGAACAGGTGGGCTTCGAGGTGCAGGACGAACGCGTCGACCAGGATCGGGCTCATCTCCATGGCGGCCCCCAGGTGCGGGGGCTGCCGAAGCGGCGGTGGAGTTCCCACAGCTGCCAGCCGGCGGCGGCCAGGCGGCGGAGTTCCGCGCGGGTCTCGCGGCGGGTGAGCCCGTAGGGTGCGGGCCCGGGGGCCCCCGCCGTGACGGCGGGGACCTCCGGGGTGGTGCGGCTGGTCACTCGTCCTCGCCCGAGGTGGCGTACAGCTCGGGGCGGGCGCACCGCGCGATGGCCAGCTCGACGGAGGCGCACAGCCCGTCGCGGGTGTCGAGTGCGCCGGCCGCCGCGGTGAGCCCGTCGGCCTGGGCGCCTTCGGCGTGACGCCGGACGACCTCGTTGATCAGCGTGTCCGCCGCCCGGTAGAACGGGTTGGACGCCCGGTCGGCGTTGCTCCAGTCGGACTGGTCGCAGAACGGGCTGACGTCCTCGGCGATCTCGACGACGGCGAGGAGGAGTCTGCGTACGACGTCGTGGGGGCGGTCGGCGGCGGTGAGTGCCGCCCGGATGGCGTTCTCGGCGAGGCGCACTCCGGCGGGCAGGACCTCGGCGGCCGGTGGGCACTGGGTGTCGCCGCAGGCGTGGAGGACGTGGCCGTCGGGGGTGATGGCCCACGGCAGCAGGGGGACGTCGTCGCCGGGGTCGACGGCGTGGACGGCGCACTCGCCGCCGTCGAGCTGCAGGCCGTTGTAGTCGCCGACCGGGGCGGCGGGGAGCGCGAGGGTGAGCGCGGCGATCTGGTCGAGGTGGGGGTACTTGGTGCGGCGGTCGGCGTCGTGCCAGAGGTGGTCACTGCCGAACGGGGCGACCAGCTCGGTCGGGCTGGTGGTCTTGGTGGTGGTGCCCTTACTGTTGAACACAGCGTTCTCCTTCGTGAGGTCGTCGCCCTCGGGAACCAGCCGGCTAAGCGGACCCGGGGGCTTCGTCGTGTCGGAGTGCGTCAGGCCTCTGCCCGGATTGCCGTCCAGGTGGAGGCCGTTCGCGTTGTTAGGCCGCGATGGTCTGCGAGTCGATCCACTTCTCGACGATGCTGCGGCGGTAGCGAACAGCCGACGATCGTCCGTCGCCGAGCTTCCGGAACTCAGGCCCCGTGCCCCGCCAGCGCAGGTTCGCCAGCGTTCCGACCGAGAGCCGCGTCAGCTCGGCAGCCTCACGCGGCGTCAGCCACTCATCCGGGTGCGAGTTGCGCACAGTGCGCATGAGCACTCCTCTCCCCTTGTTTGGTAGACCGATCAATCTGTTCGGTCTCCTGATCACAATGTAGCGCTGGGAAGGGATGTGAACAAGTGGGATTGCCAACGCATCATTTTGATGCGAAGCTGAGGGCGTGACCGAGGACAAGAAGACTTCGCTCGGCCCGACCGGACATCGGTTGCGGGCCAACGTGACCCGACTGCGAACCGCGCTCGGGATGAGTAAGAAGGACCTCTCCGATCGAGTGGGCGAACTTGGCCGGCCGATTCCGCCTCTTGGGATTACAAGGCTTGAGGCGGGAACGCGCCGGGTCGATGCCGATGACCTGATCGCGCTATCGGTAGCACTCGGAGTGAATCCGTCGACCCTCTTGCTGCCGTTCACAGACGAAGCGGACGAAGAGGTCGAGATCACAGCAATCGGCTGGATGGAAGCCGATCGAGCCTGGGACTGGTTGGACGGTGCAGCGCCCGCAGAACGGATCGAGCCAGGAGACCCCCAAGGTCGCCTGTTGCGTTGGGAGTACTACGCCCGGCCCGCTGGGCGCCGCATGCAGTTCGGACCGGCAGGCGAGGGGGACTGATGGCCAGGGTCTGGATTGAGGACCGTGCGACGCAGAAGGACTACG
The sequence above is a segment of the Kitasatospora sp. NBC_00240 genome. Coding sequences within it:
- a CDS encoding helix-turn-helix domain-containing protein, producing the protein MTPTHLYGDGGPIVVVPARIAAWLERHAGLDQLRVAQRAGDPEVYDTLLSLHLAALAWRATATGTPVRQEPAPAPLWLGTTAAAGQLGLAPRTVRLACETGTLPARRIDGRWRIALEDLQHYRATRAA
- a CDS encoding YfjI family protein, which encodes MDRPPLPTFPVDKLGPQLGAKVNAVADELQVAPDLPAMLSLATIASAIGGRRDYVVRPGWREASPLWTATLAGPGERKSAVEASLTAPLREAERQLREKAQPEIEDAEQAVRIAKGRLEEAERAAIRAKADTAEMAASDAAVARRAMADLGPVPAPPRLLFGDITPAAMTIKAAENAGRMAVVHAEGTVIKQFAGIYNSGQSETGFALDAYDGKAVPVDRVQRGTTEMASAHLTIGLLVQPIIFEQLGRKRDDEMLHNGFVQRFLYSNPPSNLGLQDPRRSRPVPADVAAEYARRIHTLITNIWTAHESESLRLDADADELMYQFQEQMQPRLRNGGDLHSIASWASKLAGKLVRIAGALTLYDNAHARTITADYVGRALDLAPYFVAHARICLDLMGANRDAKLIPARDVLDWLRREKRKEPCSVRNAHRALHGRSWVDEGGADAVHAAMERLEEFGWLALIPPPERPPGTRGRKPSPEYDVHPWVHTPPTN
- a CDS encoding helix-turn-helix domain-containing protein; the encoded protein is MRTVRNSHPDEWLTPREAAELTRLSVGTLANLRWRGTGPEFRKLGDGRSSAVRYRRSIVEKWIDSQTIAA
- a CDS encoding helix-turn-helix transcriptional regulator, with the protein product MTEDKKTSLGPTGHRLRANVTRLRTALGMSKKDLSDRVGELGRPIPPLGITRLEAGTRRVDADDLIALSVALGVNPSTLLLPFTDEADEEVEITAIGWMEADRAWDWLDGAAPAERIEPGDPQGRLLRWEYYARPAGRRMQFGPAGEGD